A window from Triticum aestivum cultivar Chinese Spring chromosome 6D, IWGSC CS RefSeq v2.1, whole genome shotgun sequence encodes these proteins:
- the LOC123146393 gene encoding uncharacterized protein — MALFGYSNSVRGLDGARIRRGAFTGGARGREGEDKKLRGSEEGSASRKCHRHRGGPNRSVAHLSCSQRQLCNAPTLIKREMVVHEEGEIMQTEQDPTMELSMVSMDLTLLHCPLCLCPLKPQVYECKGGHLACADCRVERPGNQRQCQKCEGGGGFDERNTAVDAVLSSVRAECPHEGCGLYVTYHKLADHQSVCPLAPYKCPVPVCGYEGPPPVLSHHISTVHPMPVHRIQYAGASPLPHYVAKLWAYGPPGEPKGRTDAVKVEMEVTSSRYPGVVAVQELTFFTVPPKLLAGAKLVSLHIQIDKLTS, encoded by the exons atggccctgtttggatactctaactcagttagag ggttagatggagcgcggatacggcgaggcgccttcacgggcggtgcgagagggagggagggagaggacaagaagcttcgaggaagtgaggAGGGATCTGCCTCGCGGAAGTGCCAtcgacaccg aggtgggcccaacaggtcggtggcccacctgtcatgcagccaaaggcag ctttgtaatgccccgaccctaataaagcgagagatggttgtgcacgaggagggcgagatcatgcagacggaacaggacccgacgatggagctctctatggtctcgatggacctcaccttgctccactgccccttgtgcctctgccccttgaaacctcaagtgtatgag tgcaagggagggcacctggcttgcgcggactgccgcgtcgagcgccccgggaaccagcggcagtgccagaagtgcgagggcggcggtggcttcgacgagcggaacacggcggtggacgccgtcctctcctcggtgagggcggagtgcccgcacgaaggctgtgggctctacgtcacttaccacaagctcgccgatcaccaaagcgtgtgtccgctcgcgccctacaaatgccccgtgcccgtctgcggctacgaaggcccgccgccggtgctctcccaccacatcagcaccgtgcatcccatgcccgtgcacaggatccaatacg cgggggcgtccccactgccgcactacgtggccaagctgtgggcgtaCGGCCCGCctggggagcccaaaggcaggaccgacgccgtcaaggtggaaatggaggtgacaagcagcaggtatcccggcgtcgtcgccgtgcaggagctgaccttcttcacagttccgcccaagctgctggcaggggctaagctggtgtccctccacattcagattgacaagctcacgtcctaa